A genomic segment from Actinoplanes sichuanensis encodes:
- a CDS encoding glycosyltransferase, whose translation MSADFSARVVLSRMQRTGLIVALVLIAVWAVLRPMTVLQTVVAIVTVAYGAAIVFRVVLVWASTRGEHLIRVSDEEARAVPDHELPIYTVLVPAYREPSVIGLLMSHLGALEYPADKLEIILLLEEDDRETIEAAEAVATADHVRILVVPESQPKTKPKACNVGLEQATGELVTIYDAEDIPDPLQLRRAVVALRRLGPSYVCLQAELGYFNVDQNRITKWFALEYATWFRSLLPGLVALRMPIPLGGTSNHFRARELRELGAWDPYNVTEDADLGIRLARSGYRVGVLHSVTLEEANSDFINWIKQRSRWYKGYLMTWLVHLRSPRATVRQLGWRGILCLNLFVGGTPLAALLNAVLWATTILWFLDRPPVMEEIFVPPFYYLGVICLVFGNATVIYLNVLSARTMDRPDLLGTALLSPGYWAMMSLAGAKAAWQLVFKPSYWEKTTHGLHLTKETADVG comes from the coding sequence ATGAGCGCGGACTTCTCGGCCCGGGTGGTGCTGTCCCGGATGCAGCGGACCGGTCTGATCGTGGCGCTGGTCCTGATCGCGGTGTGGGCGGTGCTGCGGCCGATGACCGTGCTGCAGACAGTGGTGGCGATCGTGACCGTGGCGTACGGCGCGGCGATCGTCTTCCGGGTGGTGCTGGTGTGGGCGTCGACCCGGGGTGAGCACCTGATCCGGGTCAGTGACGAGGAGGCCCGCGCGGTTCCCGACCACGAGCTGCCGATCTACACCGTACTGGTGCCCGCCTACCGGGAGCCGTCGGTGATCGGGCTGCTCATGTCCCATCTGGGCGCCCTCGAATACCCGGCCGACAAGCTGGAGATCATCCTGCTGCTGGAGGAGGACGACCGGGAGACCATCGAGGCCGCCGAGGCGGTGGCGACCGCCGATCACGTACGGATCCTGGTGGTGCCCGAGTCGCAGCCGAAGACCAAGCCGAAGGCCTGCAACGTCGGGCTGGAGCAGGCGACCGGCGAGCTCGTGACGATCTACGACGCCGAGGACATCCCCGATCCGCTGCAGCTGCGCCGGGCGGTGGTGGCGCTGCGCCGGCTCGGGCCGTCCTACGTGTGCCTGCAGGCCGAGCTCGGCTACTTCAACGTCGACCAGAACCGGATCACCAAGTGGTTCGCGCTGGAGTACGCCACCTGGTTCCGGTCCCTGCTGCCCGGTCTGGTGGCGCTACGGATGCCGATTCCGCTGGGTGGCACCAGCAACCACTTCCGGGCCCGGGAGCTGCGCGAGCTCGGGGCGTGGGATCCGTACAACGTGACCGAGGACGCCGACCTGGGCATCCGGCTGGCCCGCTCCGGATACCGGGTCGGGGTGCTGCACTCGGTCACCCTCGAAGAGGCGAACTCGGACTTCATCAACTGGATCAAGCAGCGCAGCCGCTGGTACAAGGGCTACCTGATGACCTGGCTGGTACATCTGCGGTCGCCGCGGGCCACGGTCCGGCAACTCGGCTGGCGCGGGATCCTCTGCCTCAACCTGTTCGTCGGCGGCACCCCGCTGGCGGCGCTGCTCAACGCGGTGCTGTGGGCGACCACGATCCTCTGGTTCCTGGACCGGCCGCCGGTCATGGAGGAGATCTTCGTGCCGCCCTTCTATTACCTGGGCGTCATCTGCCTGGTCTTCGGCAACGCCACGGTGATCTATCTGAACGTGCTGTCGGCCCGCACGATGGACCGGCCGGACCTGCTCGGCACGGCACTGCTGTCCCCCGGGTACTGGGCGATGATGAGCCTGGCCGGGGCCAAAGCCGCCTGGCAGCTGGTCTTCAAACCGTCCTACTGGGAGAAGACGACACACGGACTCCACTTGACGAAGGAGACCGCTGATGTCGGTTGA
- a CDS encoding TetR/AcrR family transcriptional regulator, whose product MGLRDEKKQATRTAIADSALMLFLKKGFDRVTVAEVARAANVSVNTVFNYFPTKEDLLFDRQDEVVRRLARAVHDRAGDESPAAAVCRAFLDRLDRDDPTLGLHPGAARLWRVVDDSPALLARVRLLRELTEDALAEALPSGSRLTAAVLAAADHALHAEIRRRVTLGEPTSDIRAAIRADAERAFAVIGGLT is encoded by the coding sequence GTGGGTCTTCGAGACGAGAAGAAGCAGGCGACCCGGACGGCGATCGCCGACTCCGCGCTGATGCTGTTCCTGAAGAAGGGGTTCGACCGGGTCACCGTGGCCGAGGTGGCCCGGGCCGCGAACGTGTCGGTGAACACGGTCTTCAACTACTTCCCGACGAAGGAGGACCTGCTCTTCGACCGGCAGGACGAGGTGGTGCGACGGCTGGCCCGGGCCGTGCACGACCGCGCGGGCGACGAGAGCCCGGCCGCCGCGGTGTGCCGCGCATTCCTCGACCGACTGGACCGCGACGACCCGACACTCGGCCTGCACCCCGGGGCGGCCCGGCTCTGGCGGGTCGTCGACGACAGCCCGGCCCTGCTGGCCCGTGTGCGACTGCTCCGGGAGCTCACCGAGGACGCCCTGGCCGAGGCCCTGCCGTCCGGGTCCCGCCTGACCGCCGCCGTCCTCGCGGCCGCCGACCACGCGTTGCACGCCGAGATCCGGCGACGCGTCACCCTGGGCGAGCCCACATCGGACATCCGGGCGGCGATCCGGGCCGACGCCGAACGGGCATTCGCGGTCATCGGCGGGCTGACCTGA
- a CDS encoding PA14 domain-containing protein — protein sequence MRAATALLVLILFSLGAGAPVSAAPPPDFQTSLVVGNDLNEPSGFEIAPDGRIFILERAGVIKVFKDGHLLATPFAVLPSEPTGDRGLIGIAFDPDFGISNHYVYFYYTGLDLHNRLVRFDASGDVGTDGPFEIFKTESLSQHLHVGGSIRFGPDGKMYFAVGDNGYSSNAQILSNPHGKILRINPDGSIPTDNPFYGQAGKEQAIWAYGFRNPWRFQFDSLTGELYGGDVGDYTWEEVNHIVKGGNYGWPLKEGMCTANCAGFIDPIHVYAHDGESAAATGGPVYRGTVFPEEYRGNLFFADYAKGFIKRAVLDENGDVTSVHDFDAQAGAVVDLKVGPDGDLYYLTYIPGRIYRVTYSLGNHSPTASATSDVDRGLNPLTVAFSSAGSSDPDGDPLTHAWDFGDGTTSAEANPTHTYEQTGVYTATLSVSDGDSTNTAVPLIIQVGIAPTVTIAVPADESTYRAGDVVTYNAFAQDAAGFDLDDNRIRTSVILHHHTHIHPFVGPLTGRAGQFTIPDTGESSADTWYEIKVTATDGNGLSTSKSIEIRPVTTTFTVATSPPGLTAYLDGVPVETPHEVLGVENFKRELYAPPTAVASDGTVYEFRGWSDGQGIRHTVTTPAADTTYTATYVPSAPFTAVFYDNRNLAGTPVLTRTDPRIDFVWGEAAPGPTVPANDFSARWTKKQHFPAGRYRFTTVSDDGVRLYVDRQLVLDRWQGQSGTAYDWIGDLGEGVHTITLEYFDEGGDAMVELDWAAAIDQPGAEWTAEYWNTPGAGSAPTVPPATPALTRTEPNVDNDWALGSPDPAITADHFIARYSRTLHVSPGEYEFTATADDGVRVTVDGLRIIDAWADSGATAHTVSTMLGGGPHTVVMEYYENGGDAVAKLAYRQTAEAPDPPDWTAEYFTGMDLTGEPTLVRPDSTIGFDWGGGSPAPGLPVDGFSARWTRTDTLPAGVYRFAGQSDDGIRVWLDGVPIVDKWVNQNDTFSTDRLLLSGTHQIRVEYFENGGGALAKFGYQRIGDVVPVDTWTAEYFADRTLTGPPAITRADDAVAFDWGDGSPDPAIPADGFSARWTRTADWTAGTYRFAATGDDGIRVLLDGVTVVDGWSDHGPTTFTADVEVAAGEHTVVVEYYEAGGGAVARFTSQRETR from the coding sequence GTGAGAGCGGCGACAGCGCTTCTGGTCCTGATTCTTTTCTCCCTCGGCGCCGGCGCACCCGTGTCCGCCGCCCCGCCCCCCGATTTCCAGACGTCGCTCGTCGTCGGCAACGACCTGAACGAGCCGTCCGGATTCGAGATCGCCCCGGACGGACGGATCTTCATCCTGGAGCGGGCCGGCGTCATCAAGGTCTTCAAGGACGGACATCTGCTGGCCACACCGTTCGCGGTGCTGCCGTCCGAACCGACCGGCGACCGCGGACTCATCGGCATCGCCTTCGACCCGGATTTCGGGATCTCGAACCACTACGTGTACTTCTATTACACGGGTCTCGACCTGCACAATCGCCTGGTCCGATTCGACGCGTCGGGCGATGTCGGCACCGACGGCCCGTTCGAGATCTTCAAAACCGAGTCGCTCTCCCAGCACCTGCACGTGGGCGGCAGCATCCGGTTCGGACCGGACGGCAAGATGTACTTCGCCGTCGGCGACAACGGCTACTCCAGCAACGCGCAGATCCTCTCCAATCCGCACGGCAAGATCCTGCGGATCAACCCCGACGGCTCCATCCCGACCGACAACCCGTTCTACGGGCAGGCCGGAAAAGAGCAGGCGATCTGGGCGTACGGCTTCCGCAACCCGTGGCGGTTCCAGTTCGACAGCCTGACCGGTGAGTTGTACGGCGGTGACGTCGGCGACTACACGTGGGAGGAGGTCAACCACATCGTCAAGGGCGGCAACTACGGATGGCCGCTCAAGGAGGGGATGTGCACCGCGAACTGCGCGGGGTTCATCGACCCGATCCACGTCTACGCCCACGACGGGGAGAGCGCGGCGGCCACCGGCGGCCCGGTCTACCGGGGCACCGTCTTCCCCGAGGAGTACCGGGGCAACCTGTTCTTCGCCGACTACGCGAAGGGGTTCATCAAGCGGGCGGTCCTCGACGAGAACGGCGACGTCACCTCGGTGCACGACTTCGACGCGCAGGCCGGAGCCGTGGTCGACCTGAAGGTCGGGCCGGACGGTGACCTCTACTACCTGACCTACATCCCGGGGCGGATCTACCGGGTCACCTACAGCCTGGGCAACCACTCGCCCACCGCGAGCGCGACGTCCGACGTGGACCGGGGCCTGAACCCGCTGACCGTCGCCTTCTCCAGCGCGGGCAGCAGCGACCCGGACGGTGATCCGCTGACCCATGCCTGGGACTTCGGCGACGGCACGACCAGCGCCGAGGCGAATCCGACGCACACCTACGAGCAGACCGGCGTCTACACGGCCACCCTCTCGGTCTCCGACGGCGACAGCACGAACACCGCCGTGCCACTGATCATCCAGGTGGGGATCGCGCCGACGGTGACCATCGCGGTGCCGGCCGACGAGTCCACCTACCGGGCCGGCGACGTCGTCACCTACAACGCGTTCGCGCAGGACGCCGCCGGGTTCGACCTGGACGACAACCGGATCAGGACGTCGGTGATCCTGCACCACCACACCCACATCCACCCGTTCGTCGGGCCGCTGACCGGCCGGGCCGGGCAGTTCACCATCCCGGACACCGGCGAGTCGTCGGCCGACACCTGGTACGAGATCAAGGTGACGGCCACCGACGGCAACGGCCTGAGCACCTCGAAGTCGATCGAGATCCGGCCGGTCACCACCACGTTCACGGTCGCGACCAGCCCGCCCGGCCTGACCGCCTATCTCGACGGGGTTCCGGTGGAGACCCCGCACGAGGTCCTCGGGGTGGAGAACTTCAAACGGGAGCTGTACGCCCCACCGACCGCCGTGGCGAGCGACGGCACGGTGTACGAGTTCCGTGGCTGGTCGGACGGCCAGGGCATCCGGCACACCGTCACCACCCCGGCGGCCGACACCACCTACACCGCCACCTATGTGCCGTCGGCCCCGTTCACCGCCGTCTTCTACGACAACCGGAACCTGGCCGGAACCCCGGTGCTGACCCGCACCGACCCGCGGATCGACTTCGTCTGGGGTGAGGCCGCACCCGGCCCGACCGTCCCGGCGAACGACTTCTCCGCCCGCTGGACCAAAAAGCAGCACTTCCCGGCCGGGCGCTACCGGTTCACCACGGTCTCCGACGACGGCGTCCGGCTCTATGTGGACCGGCAGCTGGTGCTCGACAGGTGGCAGGGCCAGTCCGGGACCGCCTACGACTGGATCGGTGACCTGGGTGAGGGCGTCCACACGATCACTCTCGAGTACTTCGACGAGGGCGGCGACGCGATGGTCGAACTGGACTGGGCGGCCGCGATCGACCAGCCCGGCGCCGAGTGGACGGCCGAGTACTGGAACACCCCGGGCGCCGGCTCCGCGCCGACCGTGCCGCCGGCCACGCCGGCCCTGACCCGGACCGAACCGAACGTCGACAACGACTGGGCGCTCGGCTCACCGGATCCGGCGATCACCGCGGACCACTTCATCGCCCGGTACTCGCGCACCCTCCACGTCTCCCCCGGCGAGTACGAGTTCACCGCGACCGCGGACGACGGGGTCCGGGTCACCGTGGACGGGCTGCGGATCATCGACGCCTGGGCCGACTCGGGCGCCACCGCGCACACCGTGTCCACGATGCTCGGCGGCGGTCCGCACACGGTCGTCATGGAGTACTACGAGAACGGCGGTGACGCGGTCGCGAAACTCGCCTACCGGCAGACCGCCGAGGCACCCGACCCGCCGGACTGGACCGCCGAGTACTTCACCGGCATGGACCTGACCGGCGAGCCCACGCTGGTCCGGCCGGACAGCACGATCGGTTTCGACTGGGGTGGCGGCTCACCCGCGCCCGGCCTGCCGGTGGACGGTTTCTCCGCCCGCTGGACCCGCACCGACACACTCCCGGCCGGGGTCTACCGGTTCGCCGGGCAGAGCGACGACGGCATCCGGGTCTGGCTGGACGGCGTCCCGATCGTCGACAAGTGGGTCAACCAGAACGACACGTTCAGCACCGACCGGCTGCTGCTCTCCGGCACCCACCAGATCCGGGTCGAGTACTTCGAGAACGGCGGCGGCGCCCTCGCGAAGTTCGGCTACCAGCGGATCGGTGACGTCGTCCCGGTCGACACCTGGACCGCCGAGTACTTCGCCGACCGCACCCTGACCGGCCCGCCCGCGATCACCCGGGCCGACGACGCGGTCGCCTTCGACTGGGGTGACGGCAGCCCCGATCCGGCGATCCCGGCCGACGGGTTCTCCGCCCGCTGGACCCGGACCGCCGACTGGACGGCCGGCACGTACCGGTTCGCGGCGACCGGCGACGACGGGATCCGGGTGCTGCTCGACGGCGTCACGGTCGTCGACGGCTGGTCCGATCACGGCCCCACCACCTTCACCGCCGACGTCGAGGTCGCAGCCGGTGAACACACCGTCGTCGTCGAGTACTACGAGGCCGGCGGCGGAGCAGTCGCACGATTCACTTCCCAGAGGGAGACCCGGTAA
- a CDS encoding TetR/AcrR family transcriptional regulator codes for MLYGTPTARRRDAQRNRAAILEAASEVLAQEGTVALMPEIARRAGIGQATLYRHFADRQALTAAVLTYQLEILEARVAADSGHPAGFRDLLRETLHSQIELRGLVKLVRRFDLGLQERYRQRVIAAFAAPLSRARDHGHVRADLVPEDLSLLFTMVQGVAEATDDVSAARAAADRAVNLVLDGVFLPDLRTSGALPINPAVAESGGTG; via the coding sequence GTGCTCTACGGAACCCCGACCGCGCGTCGACGTGACGCCCAGCGCAACCGCGCGGCCATCCTGGAGGCCGCGAGCGAGGTTCTCGCGCAGGAGGGCACCGTCGCCCTGATGCCCGAGATCGCCCGGCGTGCCGGTATCGGGCAGGCCACCCTCTACCGGCACTTCGCCGACCGGCAGGCGCTCACCGCCGCGGTCCTCACCTACCAACTGGAGATCCTGGAAGCGCGGGTGGCCGCCGACTCCGGGCACCCGGCCGGATTCCGCGACCTGCTCCGCGAGACCCTGCACTCCCAGATCGAGCTGCGCGGCCTGGTCAAACTGGTGCGCCGCTTCGACCTCGGGTTGCAGGAGCGGTACCGGCAGCGGGTGATCGCCGCCTTCGCCGCGCCGCTGAGCCGGGCCCGCGACCACGGGCACGTCCGTGCCGACCTGGTCCCCGAGGACCTGTCCCTGCTCTTCACCATGGTGCAGGGGGTGGCCGAGGCGACCGACGACGTGTCGGCCGCCCGCGCCGCCGCCGACCGGGCGGTGAACCTGGTGCTGGACGGCGTCTTCCTGCCGGACCTCAGGACCTCCGGGGCTCTGCCGATCAACCCCGCGGTGGCAGAGAGCGGCGGAACGGGGTGA
- a CDS encoding CocE/NonD family hydrolase, with product MALRRLTTLIAAFALAATTLTTTPAHAAVGTTGFKAVEITGADGVALKANVIAPSASGRHPAVILPSSWGLNDLEYLAQAKVLAGRGYVVVSYTPRGWWLSGGEIDTAGPKDMADLTEVVDWTIANTAADPARIGAAGISYGAGISLLGAAFDSRIRVVGVLSGWTDLVYSLYADQTRHRQSAGLLELAAQIVGKPSAELTDNMNDFNANVNVGDVMAWAKVRSAATYLDRINANNPAVLIANGWGDTFFPPNQLVDFYGRLTTPKRLELRPGDHAIAELTGVLGLPNEVWTSLYSWLDAHLATGTTAANPIYLKPLNAAAESYPTWSAQASSTRRYGLGRIRALDGTGLLGGAAGSGWTKTLPADKDTIANGGIVLISNGAAAITGQQPSVWLPFVDRGRAGVWAAERPSSDQLIRGKASVHLELSGTASTGTVVAYLYDLDLVGNAKLITHAPATWLTGSGTRDVDVTFPATAYDLPAGHSLTLVVDTVDPLYYDENDSGDSITIGGGSYVDVPIQ from the coding sequence ATGGCGCTTCGCCGCTTGACCACACTGATCGCCGCCTTCGCCCTGGCCGCGACCACGTTGACCACCACACCGGCACACGCCGCCGTGGGCACCACCGGGTTCAAGGCCGTCGAGATCACCGGTGCGGACGGGGTCGCGCTCAAGGCCAACGTCATCGCGCCCTCGGCGAGCGGGCGACACCCGGCGGTGATCCTGCCGTCCAGTTGGGGCCTCAACGACCTGGAGTACCTGGCCCAGGCCAAAGTGCTGGCCGGGCGCGGGTACGTCGTGGTGTCGTACACCCCGCGCGGCTGGTGGCTGTCCGGTGGAGAGATCGACACCGCCGGCCCGAAGGACATGGCCGACCTGACCGAGGTGGTCGACTGGACGATCGCGAACACGGCGGCCGACCCGGCCCGGATCGGCGCCGCCGGCATCTCCTACGGCGCCGGGATCAGCCTGCTCGGGGCGGCATTCGACAGCCGGATCCGGGTGGTCGGAGTGCTCAGTGGATGGACCGACCTGGTCTACTCGCTCTACGCCGACCAGACCCGGCACCGCCAGTCGGCCGGGCTGCTGGAGTTGGCCGCACAGATCGTCGGCAAGCCGAGCGCCGAGCTGACCGACAATATGAACGACTTCAACGCGAATGTGAACGTCGGCGACGTGATGGCGTGGGCGAAGGTACGGTCCGCCGCCACCTACCTCGACCGGATCAACGCGAACAACCCGGCGGTGCTGATCGCCAACGGCTGGGGTGACACGTTCTTCCCGCCGAACCAGCTCGTCGACTTCTACGGCAGGCTGACCACCCCGAAGCGGCTCGAACTGCGCCCCGGCGACCACGCCATCGCCGAGCTGACGGGCGTGCTCGGGCTGCCCAACGAGGTGTGGACCAGCCTCTACTCCTGGCTCGACGCGCACCTGGCCACCGGCACCACCGCGGCCAACCCGATCTACCTGAAGCCGCTGAACGCCGCCGCCGAGTCGTACCCGACCTGGTCGGCCCAGGCGAGCTCGACCCGCCGGTACGGCCTCGGCCGGATCCGCGCCCTGGACGGCACCGGGCTGCTCGGTGGCGCGGCCGGCTCGGGCTGGACCAAGACCCTGCCCGCCGACAAGGACACCATCGCCAACGGCGGGATCGTGCTGATCTCCAACGGAGCCGCGGCGATCACCGGGCAGCAGCCGTCGGTCTGGCTGCCGTTCGTGGACCGCGGTCGGGCCGGCGTGTGGGCGGCCGAGCGGCCGTCGTCGGATCAGCTCATCCGCGGCAAGGCGAGCGTCCACCTGGAACTGTCCGGCACCGCGTCGACCGGGACGGTGGTGGCCTACCTCTACGACCTGGACCTGGTCGGCAACGCGAAGCTGATCACGCACGCCCCGGCGACCTGGCTCACCGGGTCGGGAACCCGCGACGTCGACGTCACGTTCCCGGCGACCGCCTACGACCTGCCGGCCGGGCACTCGCTGACCCTCGTGGTGGACACCGTCGACCCGCTCTACTACGACGAGAACGATTCGGGGGATTCCATCACCATCGGTGGCGGATCCTACGTGGACGTACCCATTCAATGA
- a CDS encoding glycosyltransferase, whose product MADVAPVRLKAPPAVTVVVPTRNEADNVRPLVEQLRDALGATPGEIVFVDDSDDHTPAVITALSESDPDGVRLLHRPKDERTGGLGGAVTAGLAAARAPWVVVMDGDLQHPPTTVPELLAAGQVDQADAVVASRYRTRGRVTGLGGAFRRVVSRASGTLAKLFFPVRLRAVTDPMSGFFAVRRDALDTSSLRPNGYKILLEIVVRGRMRQITEVPYTFQPRQAGESKASLREGVRYLRHLTLLRLAAARHPVSPLGRLAGFALAGAIGTAVNSAALWALGEVAGLPYLLAAFLAVQVAIGWNFVVIDNLVMPPGEYARRRRFGRFLLLNNTLTPVHLGLLVGLVQLAGLHYLEANVLAIVVVFVLRYAVTSNWVYGAPAGAGGLVVAVRRAVATRLVLAVALTAVAFPALTRDVWDGLWSRGSGVPLLIPVAAAAALAASRIRPSSSEPDVHDRQVDGLLATVFLAAGAALLLLLPAAGRLVPAALSFLAGAAILLVGTRTVARLRWALLLPLLAIAGIAPAVRESVDAGIRAVVTLLGRPAGPTSSGGGLVTTHQGTELLLPAQQLPGLALAGAVACLLISVVVLFGPTAKALARGAVASLTLAVVTVGSVLTVLLIGRLFGPAVFDVARLPIFTDAVLALTVAVFVTRWSPAPAPVTAVRQYLPRGRFALAALVAMAVVLMGTAR is encoded by the coding sequence ATGGCGGACGTAGCCCCAGTTCGGCTGAAAGCACCCCCGGCGGTGACCGTCGTGGTGCCCACCCGCAACGAGGCGGACAACGTACGGCCCCTGGTCGAGCAACTGCGCGACGCGCTCGGCGCCACCCCCGGCGAGATCGTCTTCGTCGACGACAGCGACGACCACACCCCGGCGGTGATCACCGCACTGTCCGAATCGGATCCGGACGGCGTACGCCTGCTGCATCGGCCGAAAGACGAACGGACCGGGGGTCTCGGGGGTGCGGTGACCGCCGGATTGGCCGCGGCGCGAGCGCCGTGGGTCGTCGTGATGGACGGTGACCTGCAACATCCGCCGACGACGGTGCCCGAACTGCTGGCCGCCGGGCAGGTCGACCAGGCCGACGCGGTGGTGGCCAGCCGCTACCGCACCCGCGGCCGGGTGACCGGTCTCGGCGGCGCCTTCCGGCGCGTCGTCTCGCGCGCCTCCGGCACACTCGCCAAGCTCTTCTTTCCGGTTCGGCTGCGGGCGGTCACCGATCCGATGAGCGGCTTCTTCGCGGTACGGCGGGACGCGCTCGACACCTCGTCGTTGCGGCCGAACGGGTACAAGATCCTGCTGGAGATCGTGGTCCGCGGCCGGATGCGGCAGATCACCGAGGTGCCGTACACGTTCCAGCCGCGGCAGGCCGGGGAGAGCAAGGCGTCGCTGCGCGAGGGCGTGCGCTACCTGCGGCACCTCACCCTGCTACGGCTCGCCGCGGCCCGGCATCCGGTGTCACCGCTGGGCCGACTGGCCGGGTTCGCGCTGGCCGGGGCGATCGGCACGGCGGTCAACTCGGCGGCGCTGTGGGCGCTCGGCGAGGTCGCCGGACTGCCCTACCTCCTGGCCGCGTTCCTGGCCGTACAGGTGGCGATCGGGTGGAACTTCGTGGTCATCGACAACCTGGTGATGCCGCCCGGTGAGTACGCCCGGCGGCGCCGGTTCGGCCGGTTCCTGCTGCTCAACAACACGCTCACGCCGGTTCATCTGGGTCTGCTCGTCGGGCTCGTGCAACTGGCCGGGTTGCACTATCTGGAAGCGAACGTGCTGGCCATCGTGGTGGTGTTCGTGCTGCGTTACGCGGTCACCAGCAACTGGGTGTACGGCGCTCCGGCCGGTGCGGGCGGCCTGGTGGTGGCGGTGCGTCGGGCGGTCGCGACCCGGCTGGTGCTGGCCGTGGCGCTGACCGCGGTGGCGTTCCCGGCGCTCACCCGGGACGTGTGGGACGGGCTGTGGAGCCGGGGTTCCGGGGTGCCGCTGCTGATCCCGGTGGCCGCGGCGGCAGCGCTGGCGGCGAGCCGGATCCGGCCGTCGAGCTCCGAACCCGACGTGCACGATCGACAGGTGGACGGGCTGCTGGCCACGGTGTTCCTGGCCGCCGGCGCGGCTCTGCTGCTGCTCCTGCCGGCCGCCGGCCGGCTGGTTCCGGCGGCGCTGTCGTTCCTGGCCGGTGCGGCGATCCTGCTGGTCGGCACGCGTACCGTGGCCCGGCTGCGCTGGGCGTTGCTGCTGCCGCTGCTCGCGATCGCCGGGATCGCCCCGGCCGTCCGGGAGTCGGTGGACGCCGGGATCCGGGCCGTGGTCACCCTGCTCGGCCGCCCGGCCGGGCCGACCAGCAGCGGAGGCGGCCTGGTCACCACGCATCAGGGCACCGAGTTGCTGCTGCCCGCGCAGCAGTTGCCCGGCCTGGCCCTGGCCGGTGCGGTGGCGTGCCTGCTGATCAGCGTGGTCGTCCTGTTCGGACCGACCGCCAAGGCGCTGGCCCGGGGTGCGGTGGCGTCGCTGACCCTGGCCGTGGTCACGGTCGGTTCGGTGCTGACCGTACTGCTCATCGGACGGCTGTTCGGGCCGGCGGTGTTCGACGTGGCGCGGTTGCCGATCTTCACCGACGCGGTGCTGGCACTGACCGTCGCGGTGTTCGTGACCCGCTGGTCACCGGCGCCCGCCCCGGTCACTGCCGTCCGGCAGTATCTGCCGCGTGGCCGGTTCGCGCTGGCCGCGCTGGTGGCGATGGCCGTGGTCCTGATGGGCACGGCCCGATGA